TGCTCTAAATGCGCATAAAACAAATTCATTGCTTCAGCAGTGGCAGGCGCATCTAATGGATCAGATAAAGACAGCGTATTGTTTGCTGAAATTTGCGTTAAGGCTTGCACCCGCAATTCATAACATAATACTTGCACTGCGGCTGCTAAATTTAAAGAGCTATATTGTTCATCCGTAGGAATTTGTACCCAATAATGACATAATGCTAATTCTTCATTCGTTAATCCCGAATGTTCTCGCCCAAATACTAAAGAAACAGAAAAAGAATGTTTAAAAATTTCCTCAGCAGTTTCTCTCGGCGTGCGCATAGGCCACGCTAAAGAACGGGAACGCGCACTGGTGCCAAAAACAATTTGACTGTCCGCAATCGCACTTTTTAAATCAGGATAACAACAGACCGATTGTAAAACATCAACAGCCCCAGAAGCGCGAGCGGTGGCTTCGGCTGAGGGAAATGGAGCTTCGGGCGCGACCAAAATGAGTTGAGATAATCCCATATTTTTCATCGCCCTAGCTGTAGCACCGATATTTCCTGAGTGAGTAGTACCAACTAAAATAATCTTAATTTGTTTTAACCGTTCAAGCGACAATGTAAACATCTCCTTTGTTTTATTTTTTAATAAAAATCAAATCATGGCATCTAGCAAAAAAAATATAACAATCATAGGGTTATGTGGTGGACATCGCGTAGGAAAAACGACATTGGCCGCTGAATTGGCGCGTCAAAGTGCTTTTATTTTCGTGCCAACCCAAACCAGTGCAGTTTTTTTACGCCACCATTTACGCCCTGATATGCCGTTGGATTTTGCCACGCGCTTATGGATTCAAAATGAAGTTTTAACCGATGCCCAGCGGCTTTGGCAAGCGCAAACGCAAGATTTTATCACAGATCGCACGCCACTAGATTTCATTGCTTATACCTTAGCCGATATACAGGCACAAACTCCCGTTGAATTTGCCGCATTAACGGATTATATTAACCGCTGCTTTCAAGCTACATTACAGTTTTTTCATCAACTTATCTTAGTGCAACCGGGTATCCCTTTGGTGTTTGAAACGGGTAAAGCGGCTTTAAATCAAGCCTATATAGAGCATTTAAATATTTTATTATTAGGATTATTACACGATGAGCGGATGCAAAGTCATTTAATGGTTATTCCTAGGGATATGCTTTCATTACAAGATCGTTGTGATTATATTTTATCGCATTTTACCACTGTCACTTCTACTATTGAGGATTAAAATTGAATAAAAATGAGTAACAAAATGTCGTTATTGTTTCGTTATGTTGAGTTAATTTTGTATAAAACTTATGCCGATTTGCGGGCAGAAAGTGCAAGAACTTATTTAGGTTTTTTGTGGTGGATATTTGAACCCATGATGTTTATGGGAATTTTTTATATTGTGTTTGGTTTAATGCTGGGGCATAAAACAGACAATTATGTGCCATTTTTATTGGTTGGATTAACGGTTTGGCAATGGTTTAAATCATGTTTATCGCATGGTGCTAATACCATTGGGGGCGCATTATATATTACTCGCCAAGTTTATTTACCTAAAATTATTTTTCCCATTATTCTAATCTTAACAGACACCACAAAGTTTATTTTTATTTTTTCTTTGTTATTGGTTTTTTTATGGATAAATGGTTTTCCTCCTACGGTGCATTATCTGGCTATTCCGATTTTATTTATGGTGCAGATTTTATTCATTGCGGGATTTACTTTTTTATTAGCGGCGATTGTGCCATTTATTCCTGATTTACGGTTTGTGGTTGAGAATATATTAACAGCGGTTTTTTTTGGATCGGGTGTTTTTATGTCGGCGGATATTGTGCCAGAGGCTTATCGTTTTTATTATTATCTTAATCCGATGGTGAATATTATTGAGAGTTATAGAAATGTGTTAATGTACCATACTTGGCCAAATTGGACATCATTATTAATTGTGCTTATTTTTTCCCTAATAATGATTGTTATCAGCACATGGTTGGTGAGAAAATTTGAATATATTTACCCCAAGGTGACTTCATAATGTCAACACAAGAAAAAGTGGTCTCTTTAAAAAATGTAGGCGTTTTCTACAAGAAGAATCGCGGGATATTTGGTGAACCATTTTGGGCATTAAGAGATGTCTCTTTTGAGCTTTATCAAGGCGAGACATTAGGCATTATTGGACGTAATGGAGTCGGTAAAAGTACCTTATTGCGTTTAATTGCAGGGATTATTAAACCCGATTGTGGCGAAATCACCAATTACGGCTATCAAGTCTCGTTATTATCTTTGCAATTGGGTTTTATTCCTTATTTAACAGGCAGAGAAAATGCGGTTCTCAGTGGTATGTTATTGGGATTGCGTAGAAAAGAAGTGATTGAGAAATTACCTGCCATTATCGAATTCTCTGAATTAGGTGCATTTATTGAACAACCTATTTCTACTTATTCATCAGGAATGGTGGCGCGCTTAGGTTTTTCGGTTGCATTCATGGTTGACCCTGATGTACTATTAATTGACGAAGTTTTAGGCGTAGGTGATGCCGAATTCAGTGCCAAATCAACTCGCGTGATGCAAGAGAAAATTAAATCGAATAAAACCATTATATTCGTTTCTCACAATGCGGTATTAGTGAATCAATTATGTGATCGCGTCGTGTGGATAGAAGAAGGGGTGTCACGCTGTGAAGGAGAAACCGCTAAAGTATT
This is a stretch of genomic DNA from Thioflexithrix psekupsensis. It encodes these proteins:
- a CDS encoding RNA methyltransferase, producing MFTLSLERLKQIKIILVGTTHSGNIGATARAMKNMGLSQLILVAPEAPFPSAEATARASGAVDVLQSVCCYPDLKSAIADSQIVFGTSARSRSLAWPMRTPRETAEEIFKHSFSVSLVFGREHSGLTNEELALCHYWVQIPTDEQYSSLNLAAAVQVLCYELRVQALTQISANNTLSLSDPLDAPATAEAMNLFYAHLEQTLIDIGFLDAQQPKQLMRRLQRLFHRAQPNINEVNILRGILTAIKNKK
- a CDS encoding AAA family ATPase, whose translation is MASSKKNITIIGLCGGHRVGKTTLAAELARQSAFIFVPTQTSAVFLRHHLRPDMPLDFATRLWIQNEVLTDAQRLWQAQTQDFITDRTPLDFIAYTLADIQAQTPVEFAALTDYINRCFQATLQFFHQLILVQPGIPLVFETGKAALNQAYIEHLNILLLGLLHDERMQSHLMVIPRDMLSLQDRCDYILSHFTTVTSTIED
- a CDS encoding ABC transporter permease — encoded protein: MSNKMSLLFRYVELILYKTYADLRAESARTYLGFLWWIFEPMMFMGIFYIVFGLMLGHKTDNYVPFLLVGLTVWQWFKSCLSHGANTIGGALYITRQVYLPKIIFPIILILTDTTKFIFIFSLLLVFLWINGFPPTVHYLAIPILFMVQILFIAGFTFLLAAIVPFIPDLRFVVENILTAVFFGSGVFMSADIVPEAYRFYYYLNPMVNIIESYRNVLMYHTWPNWTSLLIVLIFSLIMIVISTWLVRKFEYIYPKVTS
- a CDS encoding ABC transporter ATP-binding protein, encoding MSTQEKVVSLKNVGVFYKKNRGIFGEPFWALRDVSFELYQGETLGIIGRNGVGKSTLLRLIAGIIKPDCGEITNYGYQVSLLSLQLGFIPYLTGRENAVLSGMLLGLRRKEVIEKLPAIIEFSELGAFIEQPISTYSSGMVARLGFSVAFMVDPDVLLIDEVLGVGDAEFSAKSTRVMQEKIKSNKTIIFVSHNAVLVNQLCDRVVWIEEGVSRCEGETAKVLAEYHKFLSLK